A single Leptospira barantonii DNA region contains:
- the nuoF gene encoding NADH-quinone oxidoreductase subunit NuoF, with protein MAEMKLLTKYIDNPKSVELEFYESVHGYDGMKKALQMKPDDIIAEVKKSGLRGRGGAGFPTGLKWSFIPKDIPKPKYIICNADEGEPGTFKDRKLIENIPHQIIEGMIIGAKAIGSSKGFFYIRGEFQKGAKTMQKAIDEAYAKGYLGQNILGTGFDFDLILYEGAGAYICGEETALINSLEGRRGHPRLKPPFPAVSGLYRSPTVVNNVETFSAIPHIMDKGADWYSKIGTEKSPGTRLFSVSGHVKRPGVYEIELGTPLLELVNDLCGGIVDDKPLKAIIPGGSSVPILTAEECKTANMDFESMAAHKTMLGSGAVIVLAEGTDIVETTYRFARFYAHESCGQCTPCREGTHWVRDILYKIREGEGTTQDIDLILSLSRNMEGGTTICPLSDACVGAVRPALQKFRAEFDAKLKDKPEPTPDHPRRRKEDRIGETAGGQRTP; from the coding sequence ATGGCAGAAATGAAACTTCTCACGAAATATATCGACAACCCGAAATCCGTCGAACTCGAATTTTACGAATCGGTTCACGGATACGACGGGATGAAAAAAGCCCTTCAGATGAAACCCGACGACATCATCGCAGAGGTGAAAAAGTCCGGACTCCGAGGAAGAGGCGGCGCGGGATTTCCGACCGGACTCAAATGGTCCTTCATCCCGAAAGACATTCCAAAACCGAAATATATCATCTGCAACGCCGACGAAGGTGAGCCGGGTACATTCAAAGATCGTAAACTGATTGAGAATATTCCGCATCAGATCATCGAAGGGATGATCATCGGAGCCAAAGCGATCGGATCGAGCAAAGGATTCTTTTACATTCGCGGAGAATTTCAGAAAGGCGCCAAAACCATGCAGAAGGCCATCGACGAGGCGTATGCAAAAGGATATTTGGGGCAGAATATTCTCGGGACCGGATTCGATTTCGATCTGATTTTATACGAAGGCGCGGGCGCATACATCTGCGGAGAAGAAACGGCACTCATCAATTCTCTCGAAGGCCGGAGGGGCCATCCAAGATTGAAACCTCCGTTCCCAGCCGTGTCGGGACTTTATCGTTCTCCGACCGTGGTGAACAACGTGGAAACTTTTTCCGCGATTCCTCATATCATGGATAAGGGCGCGGATTGGTATTCTAAAATCGGAACCGAAAAATCTCCTGGAACGAGATTGTTCAGCGTATCGGGTCACGTAAAAAGGCCGGGCGTTTACGAAATCGAATTAGGAACTCCTTTATTAGAACTTGTGAATGATCTTTGCGGAGGAATCGTCGACGATAAACCGCTCAAGGCGATCATTCCGGGCGGTTCTTCCGTTCCGATTCTTACCGCGGAAGAATGCAAAACCGCTAATATGGATTTCGAATCCATGGCCGCTCATAAAACCATGCTCGGTTCGGGTGCGGTAATCGTTCTTGCGGAAGGTACGGACATCGTGGAAACCACGTATCGATTCGCGAGATTCTACGCTCACGAATCCTGCGGTCAGTGTACACCTTGTCGAGAAGGAACACATTGGGTCAGAGACATTCTTTATAAGATTCGAGAGGGAGAAGGAACCACTCAGGACATCGACTTGATTCTTTCCTTGTCCAGAAACATGGAAGGTGGAACTACTATCTGCCCTCTTTCAGACGCTTGTGTGGGTGCGGTTCGTCCGGCCTTGCAAAAATTCCGCGCGGAGTTCGATGCAAAGCTGAAAGACAAACCGGAACCGACTCCGGATCATCCTCGTAGAAGAAAAGAAGATAGAATCGGCGAAACGGCAGGGGGACAAAGAACTCCATGA
- a CDS encoding NADH-quinone oxidoreductase subunit J family protein, which yields MPYTDQPQLLLFFLFSAVMILSSLGVIFHPNAITAAVLLVLSFFSLAAIYAVMNAIFIATMQLLVYAGAIMVLVVFVLMLLSLREEDTKLFIFEKPIKKLLYLGLVMFLGILLITAVQDGIPSETSQKIGYGENGSEQYSFPIPKDGNTSNPTAVSSSGNTAVVGTAMFLRYLLPFELISVLLLAAVLGAVLLGKKNLGKGEEGGNV from the coding sequence ATGCCATATACAGACCAACCTCAACTGCTTCTATTCTTTCTGTTTTCGGCGGTGATGATACTCAGTTCTCTCGGGGTGATCTTTCATCCCAACGCGATTACCGCCGCGGTTTTACTGGTTCTCAGTTTTTTTTCTTTGGCGGCGATCTACGCGGTGATGAACGCGATCTTCATCGCGACGATGCAACTTCTCGTTTACGCGGGCGCGATTATGGTTCTCGTAGTGTTCGTGTTGATGCTTCTGTCGCTCCGGGAAGAGGACACAAAACTGTTCATCTTCGAAAAGCCCATTAAGAAACTGTTATATTTAGGACTTGTAATGTTCTTGGGGATTCTTCTGATCACCGCGGTACAGGACGGAATTCCTTCCGAAACATCGCAAAAAATCGGATATGGGGAGAATGGAAGCGAACAATATTCCTTTCCGATTCCCAAGGACGGGAACACGTCCAATCCTACCGCAGTGTCCTCGTCCGGAAATACAGCCGTGGTCGGAACCGCGATGTTCTTGAGATATCTTCTTCCTTTTGAACTCATATCCGTATTGCTCCTCGCCGCCGTACTCGGCGCGGTTCTTCTTGGAAAAAAGAATTTAGGAAAGGGCGAAGAAGGGGGAAACGTATGA
- the nuoE gene encoding NADH-quinone oxidoreductase subunit NuoE: MSYKFSAESEKRFQKMLEVFPDKRSLILPCLYILQREQGFVDQEGMNYLADRLGDPISLAQVYGVATFYTLYNKKPVGKYHIQICGTSSCYLQGNDRIEKHLCDRLGIHLGQTTPDQKFTLEEVECLGACGYAPMVQINDDFHEQLTPEKVDQILNGLN; this comes from the coding sequence ATGAGTTACAAGTTCAGTGCGGAATCCGAAAAAAGATTCCAGAAGATGCTCGAAGTATTTCCGGATAAACGATCCTTGATTCTTCCCTGTTTGTACATTCTGCAAAGGGAACAAGGTTTTGTGGATCAGGAAGGAATGAACTACCTCGCGGACCGTCTCGGAGATCCTATCTCTCTCGCACAAGTCTACGGGGTCGCGACATTCTACACTCTTTACAATAAGAAACCAGTCGGTAAATATCATATCCAGATCTGCGGAACCTCGAGCTGTTATCTGCAGGGAAACGATAGAATCGAAAAACATCTCTGTGATCGTTTGGGAATTCATCTCGGACAAACCACACCCGATCAAAAATTCACTTTGGAAGAAGTGGAATGTTTGGGCGCTTGCGGTTACGCTCCGATGGTGCAGATCAACGACGATTTTCACGAACAACTGACACCCGAAAAAGTGGATCAGATTCTCAACGGTTTGAACTGA
- the nuoK gene encoding NADH-quinone oxidoreductase subunit NuoK, translated as MSLWISGIPVHYYLILAMIIFTIGVAGVMVRRSAVLIFMSVELILNSVNLVFVTFSKALHQVDGEVVVFFVMAIAAAEAAIGLAIVIAIHRIKKTSFVDEMNLMKW; from the coding sequence ATGAGCCTCTGGATTTCCGGAATCCCGGTGCACTATTATCTGATTTTGGCGATGATCATCTTTACGATCGGAGTCGCTGGCGTGATGGTTCGTAGAAGCGCCGTGTTGATTTTTATGTCGGTGGAATTGATTCTCAATTCCGTGAACCTCGTATTCGTTACTTTTTCGAAAGCGCTTCACCAAGTGGACGGGGAAGTTGTCGTATTTTTCGTTATGGCGATCGCGGCGGCGGAAGCGGCGATCGGACTTGCGATCGTGATCGCGATTCATAGAATCAAGAAGACGAGTTTCGTAGACGAAATGAATCTGATGAAATGGTAG
- the nuoH gene encoding NADH-quinone oxidoreductase subunit NuoH — MNWNEILFWLLKSGLFFFILITACAYYTLAERRVAGFIQDRKGPNRAGIWGLLQPLADGIKFLTKEEVFPTQVNKVMYLVAPAISMTCAIMAWSVVPLGGQIPLPSWLAEKTGLSFLDLQVANPDTGILFLFAISSLAVYGIIIAGWASNNKYSLLGAIRSTAQMISYELPLGMSVVSIVILTGSLKLSDISASQAGLWNIFKLPGLIAFSLFVVAMFAETNRLPFDLAEAESELVVGFHTEYGAFKFALFFIAEYMNMITMSCVVTLLFFGGYQVPFGLLEGNVLQPLLGLFLFLGKVLFFAFLFMWVRWTLPRFRYDQLMSLGWKKLIPWAILNIVIASIYIQF, encoded by the coding sequence ATGAATTGGAACGAGATTCTATTTTGGCTTTTGAAAAGCGGGCTTTTCTTTTTTATTCTCATCACCGCCTGCGCGTATTACACTCTCGCGGAAAGAAGGGTTGCGGGTTTTATCCAGGATCGTAAGGGTCCGAACCGCGCGGGGATCTGGGGTCTTCTGCAACCTCTTGCGGACGGAATTAAATTCTTAACCAAAGAAGAAGTATTCCCGACTCAGGTGAACAAGGTTATGTATCTGGTCGCGCCCGCGATCTCCATGACTTGCGCGATTATGGCTTGGTCCGTGGTTCCTTTGGGCGGACAGATTCCTCTTCCTTCTTGGTTGGCGGAAAAAACCGGTCTTTCCTTTTTGGATCTTCAAGTCGCGAACCCGGACACCGGAATTTTATTTTTGTTTGCGATCTCTTCTCTTGCGGTTTACGGAATCATCATCGCGGGTTGGGCGAGTAACAACAAATATTCGTTGTTAGGTGCGATTCGTTCCACGGCGCAGATGATCAGTTACGAACTTCCTCTCGGAATGAGCGTGGTTTCGATCGTCATTCTTACCGGATCCTTGAAACTCTCCGATATCAGCGCGTCTCAAGCCGGACTCTGGAACATATTCAAACTTCCCGGTTTGATCGCGTTCTCCCTTTTTGTAGTCGCGATGTTCGCGGAAACGAACCGACTTCCTTTCGACTTGGCGGAAGCCGAATCCGAACTTGTCGTCGGGTTTCACACGGAATACGGAGCGTTTAAGTTCGCATTATTTTTTATCGCGGAATACATGAACATGATCACGATGAGTTGTGTCGTGACACTTTTGTTTTTCGGCGGTTATCAGGTTCCGTTCGGACTTTTGGAAGGAAACGTATTACAACCTCTGCTCGGATTGTTTTTGTTTTTGGGCAAGGTATTGTTTTTCGCGTTCCTTTTTATGTGGGTGAGATGGACGCTTCCCCGATTTAGATACGATCAACTCATGAGCCTCGGATGGAAAAAACTCATTCCTTGGGCGATTTTGAACATCGTGATCGCAAGCATCTATATACAATTTTAA
- the nuoD gene encoding NADH dehydrogenase (quinone) subunit D: protein MMYEKTAEHFGQKFANLPEGHLLVNLGPSHPATHGILQNVIQLDGERIVEAESVIGYVHRCFEKLGERYTYNQFLVCTDRMNYVSTPLNNIGWILAVEKMMQIEVPDRVTYVRMIISELSRIMDHIICTGILGVDLGAFSGMLHLFHHRENIYQVIEKLTGARLTTTFCRIGGMERDIYPEFVKEVKLICKGLKPAIEEFNSLLLKNKIFLGRTEGIGGISAEDAISYGFTGPNLRAAGVDWDVRKDEPYMFYDKVDFDVPIGEDGSVLHRSLVRMEEMRQSIRIIEQLVDGIPEGPWHADLPHAYLPEKNKVYNNMEELIYHFKIIMHGVKVPPGEHYMATEAANGELGFYIVSEGEKSPWRVHVRRPCFWYYQSFSELVRGGLLADSVATMSSLNVIAGELDC from the coding sequence ATGATGTACGAAAAAACAGCCGAACATTTCGGACAGAAGTTCGCCAATCTTCCCGAAGGACATCTTCTTGTAAACTTGGGGCCGTCGCATCCCGCGACTCACGGAATTCTCCAGAACGTGATCCAACTCGACGGGGAAAGAATCGTAGAAGCCGAATCCGTAATCGGTTACGTTCACCGTTGTTTTGAAAAATTAGGAGAACGTTATACTTACAACCAGTTCCTAGTCTGCACCGATCGTATGAACTACGTTTCGACTCCGCTGAACAACATCGGTTGGATTCTCGCGGTGGAAAAGATGATGCAGATCGAAGTTCCCGATCGTGTGACCTACGTAAGAATGATCATCTCCGAACTTTCTCGGATCATGGATCATATCATCTGCACTGGAATTCTCGGAGTGGATCTCGGAGCTTTTTCGGGAATGCTTCATCTCTTTCATCACAGAGAGAACATCTATCAGGTTATCGAAAAGTTAACCGGTGCGAGATTGACCACTACCTTCTGCAGAATCGGCGGAATGGAAAGGGACATCTATCCCGAGTTCGTCAAAGAGGTTAAACTCATCTGCAAGGGGCTCAAACCCGCGATCGAAGAGTTCAACAGTCTTCTTCTAAAAAATAAAATCTTTCTTGGACGCACCGAAGGAATCGGCGGAATCTCCGCGGAAGACGCGATCTCTTACGGTTTCACGGGTCCGAATCTCCGCGCGGCCGGAGTGGATTGGGACGTTCGTAAGGACGAACCTTATATGTTTTATGATAAGGTGGATTTCGACGTTCCGATCGGAGAAGACGGTTCCGTTCTTCACAGAAGTTTGGTGAGAATGGAAGAGATGCGTCAATCGATTCGAATCATCGAACAACTCGTAGACGGAATTCCGGAAGGACCTTGGCACGCGGATCTTCCGCACGCTTATCTTCCGGAGAAGAACAAAGTCTACAACAACATGGAAGAATTGATCTATCACTTTAAGATCATCATGCACGGTGTGAAAGTTCCTCCGGGCGAACACTACATGGCAACCGAGGCGGCCAACGGAGAACTCGGATTCTACATCGTATCCGAAGGGGAAAAATCTCCTTGGAGAGTGCACGTTAGACGCCCTTGTTTCTGGTATTATCAATCCTTCTCCGAACTCGTTCGCGGAGGTCTTCTTGCGGATTCCGTCGCGACGATGAGTTCCTTGAACGTGATCGCCGGGGAGTTGGACTGCTGA